Proteins encoded by one window of Halorubrum ruber:
- a CDS encoding bis(5'-nucleosyl)-tetraphosphatase, translating into MTVEATSAGAILFRDTRGEREYLLLKSRPGDWEFPKGGVEGDEELQQTAIREVGEEAGIEDFRLIDGFRREYDYVFEANGKTIHKTVHLFIARSFEASAELSKEHRDLQWRDYDQALNTITQDGPRDILEEAHDYLDERKDEENGKYV; encoded by the coding sequence ATGACGGTCGAAGCGACCAGTGCCGGAGCCATCCTCTTCCGCGATACCCGCGGCGAACGGGAGTACTTGCTCCTGAAGAGCCGACCGGGGGACTGGGAGTTCCCCAAAGGCGGGGTCGAGGGGGACGAGGAGCTCCAGCAGACGGCGATACGAGAAGTCGGCGAGGAGGCCGGAATCGAGGATTTCCGGCTGATCGACGGGTTCCGCAGGGAGTACGACTACGTGTTCGAGGCGAACGGGAAGACCATCCACAAGACGGTCCACCTGTTCATCGCCCGCTCGTTCGAGGCGAGCGCGGAGCTCTCGAAGGAACACCGCGACCTCCAGTGGCGCGACTACGACCAGGCGCTCAACACGATCACCCAGGACGGGCCGCGCGACATCTTAGAGGAGGCCCACGACTACCTCGACGAGCGGAAAGACGAGGAGAACGGCAAGTACGTCTAA
- the tgtA gene encoding tRNA guanosine(15) transglycosylase TgtA has product MRDHFEIRDHDAAGRIGRLEVPRADVTVETPALLPVVNPNVLTIEPERLRGEFGAEMLITNSYIIRSTDRIRDRVVDEGLHDFLGFDGAIMTDSGSFQLAEYGDIDVTTAEIIEFQRRIGSDVATPVDVPTPPDADREQAERELATTKQALADAEDAETGEMLVNAPVQGSTYADLREEAGRHAAATDLDVFPVGAMVPLLNSYRYAEVVEAVRAAKRGLGPGAPVHLFGAGHPMMLALAVAAGCDLFDSAAYALMARDGRYLTVSGTEHLEELDYFPCSCPVCADHTPADLRGFDDGETERLLAEHNLHVTFEELRRVKEAIRSGNLLDLVDRRARGHPAMLDGYRALLDHADELERTDPGSKDAFFYTSHEAARRPEVERHQTRLARLAAPDDLLLTESKAPSNHTYDAVWRVKPPFGPYPPALSETYPLTAEVPERTDDAAQVAAAEGVVALADANPETALTLGHDAWCDRALERLPERVETENLRTLG; this is encoded by the coding sequence GACGCCGCCGGGCGGATCGGTCGGCTGGAGGTCCCGCGCGCCGACGTCACGGTCGAGACGCCGGCGCTTCTGCCCGTGGTCAACCCCAACGTGCTCACGATCGAGCCCGAGCGGCTCCGCGGGGAGTTCGGCGCGGAGATGCTGATCACGAACTCCTACATCATCCGCAGCACGGACCGCATCCGCGACCGCGTCGTCGACGAGGGGCTCCACGACTTCCTCGGCTTCGACGGCGCGATCATGACCGACTCCGGCTCCTTCCAGTTAGCCGAGTACGGCGACATCGACGTGACGACCGCGGAGATCATCGAGTTCCAGCGGCGGATCGGCAGCGACGTGGCGACACCCGTCGACGTGCCCACGCCGCCGGACGCCGACCGCGAGCAGGCGGAGCGCGAGCTGGCGACGACGAAGCAGGCGCTCGCGGACGCGGAGGACGCCGAGACCGGAGAGATGCTGGTCAACGCCCCGGTCCAGGGGTCGACGTACGCCGACCTCCGCGAGGAGGCGGGGCGGCACGCGGCCGCGACCGACCTCGACGTGTTCCCCGTCGGCGCGATGGTTCCCCTCCTGAACTCCTACCGCTACGCCGAGGTCGTCGAGGCGGTGCGCGCGGCGAAGCGCGGGCTCGGGCCGGGCGCGCCGGTCCACCTGTTCGGCGCCGGCCACCCCATGATGCTCGCGCTCGCGGTGGCGGCCGGCTGCGACCTGTTCGACTCGGCCGCCTACGCGCTGATGGCGCGTGACGGCCGCTACCTGACCGTCTCGGGGACGGAACACCTCGAAGAGCTCGACTACTTCCCGTGCTCGTGTCCCGTCTGCGCGGACCACACGCCCGCCGACCTCCGCGGCTTCGACGACGGCGAGACGGAGCGGCTGCTCGCCGAGCACAACCTCCACGTCACCTTCGAGGAGCTGCGCCGCGTGAAGGAGGCGATCCGCTCCGGGAACCTGCTCGACTTAGTCGACCGCCGCGCCCGCGGCCACCCGGCGATGCTCGACGGCTACCGCGCGCTGCTCGACCACGCCGACGAGTTAGAGCGCACCGACCCCGGCTCGAAGGACGCGTTCTTCTACACCTCTCACGAGGCGGCGCGCCGGCCGGAAGTGGAGCGACACCAGACCCGTCTCGCCCGACTGGCGGCGCCCGACGACCTCCTCCTCACCGAGTCGAAGGCGCCCTCGAACCACACTTACGACGCCGTGTGGCGCGTGAAGCCGCCGTTCGGCCCCTACCCGCCCGCGCTCTCGGAGACGTATCCGCTCACCGCCGAGGTGCCCGAGCGGACCGACGACGCGGCGCAGGTCGCGGCCGCGGAGGGGGTCGTCGCGCTGGCGGACGCCAACCCCGAGACGGCGCTCACGCTCGGTCACGACGCGTGGTGCGACCGCGCGCTCGAACGGCTGCCAGAGCGCGTCGAGACTGAGAATCTGCGGACGCTCGGCTGA
- a CDS encoding DUF5787 family protein: protein MTPDAEFGYELLVCRYAELAWHPSEGSRPALVARQLGTKDRRWDTVVIEVDPAAFERRREFGDRTIDSDLLHVIRGAPAEWAFYRDALPHPGYPWRYVRQAVHRAAGRDLIEKRRDGNRIEIRRKRPYPDWVERIVAVENKPDLNRSAADRLADQLDHDVETALADEAWLATETTGERVEPALLRELPVEAGILATDFSASVDADAGSVAWHATDLAPGEGERRDPETETLRLEIAERAYGKGWRSFHETMRPDCRHFELRREGRGLVPYCAAKEKIPTARECSGSCPDFSPEPPQWRTKGWPVEGGPGKGFKRVLARRRERERDRVESVE, encoded by the coding sequence GTGACGCCCGACGCCGAGTTCGGCTACGAGCTTCTCGTCTGCCGGTACGCCGAGTTGGCCTGGCACCCGAGCGAGGGGTCCCGTCCCGCGTTGGTCGCTCGCCAGCTCGGCACCAAGGACCGGCGGTGGGACACCGTCGTTATCGAAGTCGATCCGGCCGCGTTCGAACGGCGGCGTGAGTTCGGCGACCGAACCATCGACTCCGACCTCCTCCACGTCATCCGGGGCGCGCCCGCCGAGTGGGCGTTCTATCGCGACGCGCTGCCGCACCCCGGCTACCCGTGGCGCTACGTCCGGCAGGCGGTTCACCGCGCGGCGGGTCGGGACCTGATCGAGAAGCGCCGCGACGGCAACCGAATCGAGATCCGCCGGAAGCGACCGTACCCGGACTGGGTCGAGCGGATTGTCGCGGTCGAGAACAAGCCGGATCTGAACCGCTCGGCGGCCGACCGCCTCGCCGACCAGCTCGACCACGACGTCGAGACGGCGCTCGCCGACGAGGCGTGGCTCGCCACCGAGACGACCGGCGAGCGCGTCGAGCCAGCCCTGCTCCGCGAGCTGCCGGTCGAGGCCGGCATCCTCGCGACCGACTTCTCCGCGAGCGTCGACGCCGACGCGGGGAGCGTGGCGTGGCACGCCACCGACCTCGCGCCGGGCGAGGGCGAGCGCCGCGACCCCGAGACGGAGACGCTGCGGCTGGAGATCGCCGAGCGCGCCTACGGGAAGGGGTGGCGCTCGTTCCACGAGACGATGCGCCCCGACTGTCGACACTTCGAACTGCGGCGCGAGGGGCGCGGGCTCGTCCCATACTGCGCCGCGAAGGAGAAAATCCCCACCGCGCGGGAGTGTTCGGGCTCCTGTCCGGATTTCTCGCCGGAACCGCCCCAGTGGCGCACGAAGGGGTGGCCGGTCGAGGGCGGGCCGGGGAAGGGGTTCAAACGGGTGTTGGCCCGGCGGCGAGAACGCGAGCGGGACCGCGTCGAAAGCGTTGAGTGA
- a CDS encoding uS10/mL48 family ribosomal protein: MTFVTKLDFASGDRDVLVETVQELKETLERKGAECKGPHASPSENVTVPLYKNLSPGDEFSPWRYDVYRRSMEIHGADDIARDVVGRDFPDSIHVEVEVDRKKPAGHRRD; this comes from the coding sequence ATGACCTTCGTCACGAAACTCGACTTCGCGTCCGGCGACCGCGACGTGCTCGTCGAGACCGTCCAGGAACTCAAAGAGACGCTCGAACGCAAAGGCGCCGAGTGCAAGGGCCCGCACGCGAGCCCCTCGGAGAACGTCACCGTTCCGCTGTACAAGAACCTCTCGCCGGGCGACGAGTTCTCGCCGTGGCGCTACGACGTGTATCGCCGCTCGATGGAGATCCACGGCGCCGACGACATCGCGCGCGACGTCGTCGGCCGCGACTTCCCCGACTCGATCCACGTCGAGGTTGAGGTCGACCGGAAGAAGCCGGCCGGCCACCGCCGAGACTGA